CGGGGCAGCGCCAATATGGTCCGGTTGGTGCGCGCGGGACAAAATTCTCCATTTACATCCCTGCTGAATAATGCGCGCCCCACGACTGACTATTTCGACAACGCGGATGGCACGGTCACTCATGCCCCCACCTGCCAGGCATGGAAACGTTGCGCCGAGGGTCAAACCTGGAATGGCAATACTTGCACGGGAACTGCCAGTGGCTACAACTGGTCCGCCGCGACCACGCTAACCAGCAATTTTGCAGGCCATAATGATTGGCGCATTCCATCATTGAATGAACTGCGTGCATTGATGGATTACTCCATTGCCAATCCAGACCCGGCGATTAACAACACCTGGTTTCCGAATACGCCAAATTTACTTTTTTGGTCGGGTTCAGCGGTGGCGGGCAGTTCAACCCACGCCTGGAACGTCCGTTTTGACGGTCAAGGGGGCGATGTCCGAGATGACCGGAGCTATAGCAACGTAGTCCGGTTGACGCGCGTGGGACAGTGCATTTGGAATTTGACTATTGAAAAAATGGGAACCGGCAGCGGCACGGTAATCAGTAATCCCGCCGGAATTAATTGTGGCTCGGACTGTGCAGAAAAATATCGTGGTACCAACGTAACCCTAACAGCAACTCCAACGTCGGGTTCGATGTTCGTCGGTTGGAGCGGCGACAGTTGCACGGGAACAGGTACCTGTGTCGTCGCCATGAATGGCTCTCAAACGGTCAAGGCCACTTTCAATCCAATTTCATACTCTCTCATCATCGTTAAATCAGGTGATGGTACGGTGACCAGTAATCCAGCGGGGATCAATTGCGGGACAGATTGCACGGAAAATTACGCGCCAGGCGCCAGCGTCACGCTGACCGCCACACCGGGCACCGGGTCAGTATTTAACTGGACGGGAGCTTGTACGGGAACCAGCACCTGCGTGATAACTATGAATACGGACAAGACGGTAACGGCTACTTTCACTCCCTTGCCCGCTGCTCCGGTAATTGTGAGCACTGGGGTGGGCAACGCTCAGGCCACGCTCAAGTGGTCGGCGGTAACGGGAGCCACCAGCTACAACGTTTACCGAGGCACCACGGCGGGCGGTCAATCTTCAACCCCCGTCAAAACCGGCATTACTGCAACCAGCGCGACAATTACCGGTTTGACCAACGGTACCAAATATTTCTTCAAGATGGCAGCGGTTAATTCAGTGGGTATCAGTGCGTTATCGAACGAGGTCAGCGTCACACCAATCGCTCCCCCGGTAGCGCCGCTCATTAGCACAGCCACTGCGGGTAATGCCCAAATTACCCTGAAGTGGTCGGCGGCTGCACGCGCCACCAGTTACAACATCTATCGGGGAACTACGGCGGGCGGTGAATCGTCAACCCCCATCAAGACCGGCATCATCGCAACCAGCGCTACGATCACCAGCTTGACCAACGGGATAAAATATTTTTTCAAGATACGAGCGGTCAACGCAGCAGGTACCAGTGCGTTATCGAACGAAGTTAGCGCCACGCCAATACTACCCCCAGTCGCTCCGGTAATTAACGCCGCCATCGCAGGCAATGCTCAAGTCACGCTGAAATGGTCGGCAGTAACTGGGGCCGCCAGCTACAACGTTTATCGGGGAACCACGGCGGGCGGTGAATCGTCAACCCCCGTCAAGACCGGCGTTACTGGCACTAGCCTAGCAATCACTGGCCTGACGAATGCCAAGAAATATTTTTTCAAGATGCGAGCGGTCAACTCGGCGGGTATCAGTGCGTTGTCGAACGAGGTTAGCGCCACGCCTAGACTGCCCCAACCCGACTTTGTGATCACTAGGCTTTCGCTCAACCCCGCCACCATTGCAGCGAATGGCTTGTTCAGTATTACCGTGGCGATTAAGAATCAGGGAACAGCGGAAGGGACGGGAGGTTTCCTGGATATTTGGGCCAATCAACCTACACCTCAAAGCTGCAACGCGGAGGGTGATGCTTGGACAGTAACTGGAACCCTAGAGGCCGGGGTCGCCAAGACAGTCACGCTCACGCTACAGGCGGGCAGCAGCGGTGCGAAGACTCTACGCGCCTTTATTGATAGTGGATGCGAAACCGTTGAGTCCAATGAAGGAAATAATCAATTTACTCGGACTTACACCGTTACGCCGGCGGTACCCACATTGGCTGCGCGGTCGCGGGCAATAATCAAGTCGCGCTGAATCAACCAATCCATTAGTGTCTCCGAACAGCTTTTAGCCGTGAGGTCCTTGACAAAAAATGGCGAAAGCACTGGGCTTTCGCTGTGGGATGCTTCATTCCAAGGTCCAGTTACCAATATCGGTGTTGACTCCTTCTCCTCCTGGCTGACCATCCGCACCCCACGACCACAAATCAATCGAGCCGTGAGTTCCAGGACTTAGATATTGATAGGGACGGCCCCATGCGTCATTCGGCAAGCGATCCACATAACCGCCCTCCTTCCATTGACGGGTTCCGCTCCCAGATGGTCGTTGTACGAGTGCCTCTAATCCTTGATCCGTGGTGGGATAAACATAATTATCAAGGCGATAAAGATTTAGGGCACTCTCAAGCGCCCGAATATCTTGCTTGGCTTTGGTGATGCGGGCGAGATCGGGTCGATCCATCACCCGAGGAACCACGATGGCTGCGAGGATGCCAAGAATAACCACCACCACCATCACTTCAATGAGAGTAAAACCGCTCTGGAATGAACGGGTAACATACGTTTCATGTGTCATCATTGTCTCCGGGAAACTCCATCATCAGTGCGGGGGAGGAAAGTTGACACTCCCGCATCCCTAAACTTGTTAAAAAGCACTAAAATTTTAGCATGAATGCAGCACATGACGAAAAATCAAACAACTTAGGAGTTGTAAAGCTAAAGAACTAGGTAGTCCTAAAAAATGTAGTGATTGACTATTATAAAAATTAGCGAGAAAACCCACGGTTTTTAACCGTGAGATGAATCGCGTTCAAATTATTTTTTGATTTTCGCGATGCGCGGCATTGGTGCGGTCAGCTTGTGGCCCTATCTTGAACCGATGGCGTTCTTCGGAGCAAAAATTGGCGTAAGGTATTGCTAATCCCTGACCTCATTTCCATTGATGCCATCGTCAGGCAAGTGGCTTCGCTTGGCCGCATTAACTTGCCTGTGACCGTCATTTAATGGCGAAGGTAAGGTATTGAGTCAACCACCCCACGGCTAAGCCGGGGGCTTGTGAAGTCAGATTCACAGGCCCGGTTGACCAGCCTCAGCCCGGGAAATCGGGCTACGTTGCAACAAAGTAAAGGACTCACCCCGGGGCGCTTCCTCAACTCCGGGCACTGAAAGCGGCGGATGCAGACAAACTCGGGGGTAGGACGAAACGGTCTGCTGCAAGGTTCCGGAAATGGAACCGAAGCTGTGTTGCAACATTGGCGAGGGGAGCCACACCGCAAGGTGTGCGTCACCAGGCGCGTAAGCGCTGACAGCCGGGAAAGACCGGCAACTTCAAGACTTTGCCATCCAGAGGGGCGGAGAAAACCGTCCCCCTTTCCTCCCCATGGCTAAAGCCAGGGGTATCTCGGGGACAATGATGATAAAAAGCATTACGGCACGGGAAATATTTAAACGTTGTCAGCAATTGACACTCCCACGAATAAATAGGTGGGATTCTTAATGACGCCATAGATTCCAGTAGGAACGATGTTTAACATCTACCTTGGAAGGCTCAACCGGAATAGAGGCCATATTAAGCAACTTGGGCCAGTGTCAGTGGCGCTACTACGTTCCGTAGTTTTACGGGTCGTAGATACTTTGGCCGCCGATGGTGGTTGTACACCAGACCTGAAGTCATGGCGGCCATGGCTTTTCAAACACGCACAAGGTTTTACGCCCGGGACTTCCCCGGTGAACGCGATTCCTACCACTGCTAAACCCAGCGGCTCTCTCGCTATTTTCTGTAAAAAAACAGCTTTGGGGCGGAGAATTTTGGACAGATGGATATTTCGCAAGCACGGTTGGAAAACATGTTTACCGCATTCGCTGATTACCCCAACGGTGGTGCAGGAGTCGCTCCCAGGGAGCGAAGAATAGCTTGTCGGTAAACAGGCCGATGAGAATGATGATGCTCATGATGCCGATGACCTGCTCCATGGCGTGTAGCTCACGACCATAGTGCAACAGGTGGCCAAGCCCGAACCCTGTGAGGATGGTGATATAGATTTCGGCGGCCATCAGCGACCGCCAGGCGAATGCCCATCCTTGTTTCATGCCGGTAACGATAAATGGCAGCGCGGCAGGTATCACTACCCTTGTCCAAGTATGCAATCCGCGTGAACCCATTGTGCGGGCGGCACGCAAGTAGATTGGCGGCACGTTGCGCACTCCGGCGTCAGTCGCCAAGGTAATCGACCAAAGTGATCCCATGATAACGATAAAAAACATCGCCCGTTCGGTCTGACCGAACCACAACAACGCCAAGGGTGCCCAGCAGACACTTGGTAAAGTCTGGAAACCGAGCGCGAGCAGGCCGATAGTGTCTTCGCATAATTTAAACCGAGCGTTGAGCAGGCCGAGTGGTAAACCAAGCGCGAGGCTCGCCAGATAGCCGAGCAATAACCGTCGAGAGGTCACGATGCTTGCCTGCCAGAGCGAGCCATCACTGGCAGCGTCGAGCATATAGCGCCCCACATCGAATGGCGCAGGAATGAGAAACCGCGACCAGACTCCCATCCGCACCAAGCCTTCCCAAAGCCCAATCAATACAACAAAGAATAATATCGCCACCAACACACGCCGTGTCATTCCGCTGCCTCCGCGAGATCGGGCCGCAGGTAGCACTTCAACGCTGTGGTAATCGTGGTCGCGTGCCGTGCCAACTCAACTGTGTTGATGTCGCGCGGACGCGGTAGGTCAATGTCGAATTGTTCATGAATTCGCCCTGGACGGGGTGAGAATAGAATGACTCGGTCACCAAGGCAGGCAGCTTCACGGACATTGTGGGTGACAAAGACGATAGTTTTGCCGCAATCTCGCCAGATCCGTTGTAGATCACCGTAAAGCTGTTCACGGGTCAACGCATCAAGCGACGCAAACGGTTCGTCCATCAGCAGCATTTGCGGCTTGGGTGCCAAGGCGCGCGCCAGGGTGACACGCTGCCGCATTCCGCCGGAAAGTTCATGGAGATTGGCCCGCATGAACTTCTCGAGACCGACCAGCCGCAGGTAATACTCAGCAATATCGCGTCGTTCCTGGTTACGCAGGTTGGGCTTGAGTTTCATCGCGAACATTACATTACCGAGCACATCAAGCCACGGAAACAAGGCTAGTTCTTGAAACATCATCATCCGTTCGCTGCCTGGTCCGGTGACCAACTTGCCATTAGCCAGTACTTGACCGCAGTCAGGCGACTCAAGTCCAGCGATGATGTTAAGGAGGGTGGACTTGCCGCAGCCACTGGGCCCAACCAAGCAAACAAATTCGCCCTCGCGCACGGTCAGGTTGATGTTGTCGAGCGCCTGTACCGTGCCGCGTCTGGTACGGAATACCTTTGATACTTCCTGGACGATCAGCTTTCCGGGCACGCTACGTGGTTCTTCAGAGACTGGAGTAGTCATTAAAGTTTATTTAACCGGCGACAGTCCCTGCTCGGAGAGCACTTCATGCAATAAATCCAGTGCATAAATCTTTGACAAATCTGGCTTATTCTTCAGAAAGCCAACGCGATGCGCGTCCATCGCCGATTTGATTAATGAATCTGAAACCGGGTCGTGAGTAAGAGTGAGCCGTGG
The sequence above is drawn from the Gammaproteobacteria bacterium genome and encodes:
- the gspG gene encoding Type II secretion system protein GspG, which encodes MTHETYVTRSFQSGFTLIEVMVVVVILGILAAIVVPRVMDRPDLARITKAKQDIRALESALNLYRLDNYVYPTTDQGLEALVQRPSGSGTRQWKEGGYVDRLPNDAWGRPYQYLSPGTHGSIDLWSWGADGQPGGEGVNTDIGNWTLE
- a CDS encoding Uncharacterized ABC transporter ATP-binding protein MJ0412, coding for MTTPVSEEPRSVPGKLIVQEVSKVFRTRRGTVQALDNINLTVREGEFVCLVGPSGCGKSTLLNIIAGLESPDCGQVLANGKLVTGPGSERMMMFQELALFPWLDVLGNVMFAMKLKPNLRNQERRDIAEYYLRLVGLEKFMRANLHELSGGMRQRVTLARALAPKPQMLLMDEPFASLDALTREQLYGDLQRIWRDCGKTIVFVTHNVREAACLGDRVILFSPRPGRIHEQFDIDLPRPRDINTVELARHATTITTALKCYLRPDLAEAAE
- a CDS encoding NitT/TauT family transport system permease protein; translated protein: MTRRVLVAILFFVVLIGLWEGLVRMGVWSRFLIPAPFDVGRYMLDAASDGSLWQASIVTSRRLLLGYLASLALGLPLGLLNARFKLCEDTIGLLALGFQTLPSVCWAPLALLWFGQTERAMFFIVIMGSLWSITLATDAGVRNVPPIYLRAARTMGSRGLHTWTRVVIPAALPFIVTGMKQGWAFAWRSLMAAEIYITILTGFGLGHLLHYGRELHAMEQVIGIMSIIILIGLFTDKLFFAPWERLLHHRWGNQRMR
- a CDS encoding exported hypothetical protein (Evidence 5 : Unknown function): MNSFFIRTCSHAFAFLALLTAILFSFSTQADPRYVDNLDGTVTDTTTNLMWMRCAMGQIWTGADCSGNSATYTWDQANALTNSFASHTDWRLAGIRELITLTDMTRSSPAIDTAIFPNTPNQFFWSSSSLAGNSYIAWGVSFDYGSSDRAGRGSANMVRLVRAGQNSPFTSLLNNARPTTDYFDNADGTVTHAPTCQAWKRCAEGQTWNGNTCTGTASGYNWSAATTLTSNFAGHNDWRIPSLNELRALMDYSIANPDPAINNTWFPNTPNLLFWSGSAVAGSSTHAWNVRFDGQGGDVRDDRSYSNVVRLTRVGQCIWNLTIEKMGTGSGTVISNPAGINCGSDCAEKYRGTNVTLTATPTSGSMFVGWSGDSCTGTGTCVVAMNGSQTVKATFNPISYSLIIVKSGDGTVTSNPAGINCGTDCTENYAPGASVTLTATPGTGSVFNWTGACTGTSTCVITMNTDKTVTATFTPLPAAPVIVSTGVGNAQATLKWSAVTGATSYNVYRGTTAGGQSSTPVKTGITATSATITGLTNGTKYFFKMAAVNSVGISALSNEVSVTPIAPPVAPLISTATAGNAQITLKWSAAARATSYNIYRGTTAGGESSTPIKTGIIATSATITSLTNGIKYFFKIRAVNAAGTSALSNEVSATPILPPVAPVINAAIAGNAQVTLKWSAVTGAASYNVYRGTTAGGESSTPVKTGVTGTSLAITGLTNAKKYFFKMRAVNSAGISALSNEVSATPRLPQPDFVITRLSLNPATIAANGLFSITVAIKNQGTAEGTGGFLDIWANQPTPQSCNAEGDAWTVTGTLEAGVAKTVTLTLQAGSSGAKTLRAFIDSGCETVESNEGNNQFTRTYTVTPAVPTLAARSRAIIKSR